tatactgcccccaagtggccaaggcGTGCACTTCAGAAGGAGCAGCAAAATGTCCACTGGACTGAAGTCAGTTTAAATCTTTACTGTGTAATGTTTTATAAAGCAAATCTAGAGTGCTGTTTTTCTGATtacaatttgttgttgttgttttttggaggCTGGAACTGATTAGCggcttttccattcatttcaatcaggaaagatgatttgagtaaAGGGaatcttatctcaaggcaccccAGTATAAAGTAAGATGTTAGttgtaaacatttattacatcTCAGTCAAATTGAGCTGAGCTGAGTAGAAGCAGCATAAATCTTAGAAAATGACCGGCTACGTTTGTTCGTGGCCATTTTTGGCAAGCGGACGCCGAGTGCTGCTGTCGATTATGCCAAAAGAATGAAGGCGTGACATCAACTTGGCATTTTTGCCCATCTTGCTTCATTTCTCTAAAAAATGTGGAAAGACCAAAAGGCcgggccttggcggaggtcacgTTTTAGCCACTCTGGCTGCGTTTTTATTTAGCTCGCTGGCTAAACTTCCCTCCCTTCGCTTCTCTGCGCTCAGACTTCCTGTCTCCCGTCAATGTTCTCCTTTTTTCTCCGGCCGCTATGACGGAATCCCGCGTTTCCTGTTGTGAGGGCCGCTGCCGGGTAACGGCCCTGGCCAGGGAGgagctttttatcaaaaaaaaaaaatctctctctctctctcttccacaGGGTTCGTGGAGAATGCTCCAAGTCCGACACAGCGCTTCAGTGTCACGGCGGCGGCACCGCAAGCAAATGGTTAGCAGACAATTTGCTGCTGTGACTCATCCCCATGAAggacagttttcttttttgggggtggggggggggggcacattttGAGGTTTGTCACTGACTCACAGAACATTTGAACAGACTCGAGTTAGGATAATGGACATCACAGTTTAAAGTTGTGAACAAAATGCGCGTTGATGCGGGCTTGAAAACATGGAAATGTTTGCAAAAGAGCTGCAAAATGACACGCAGTCAACAGGGGGCAGCAGAGGTAAAGCGACAAATGAAATCATTGCAAAAATGGTGTCGTTAAAGTAACAGCATTACTATAACAATTagaatatacgtatatatgatttaataataataataattctaataaatataacaaatacataaagtaaaacatttaaaatatgtaaGTAAGAATCTAAACAGAAATATATAAAGAAACATTTAAGACTAAAGtaaaacaaagtgaaaaaaaaatacaacataaatatttatatCACATTAAATGATTcaagatacttaaaaaaatctggaaataatatagaaaaaaatatataaattcacAAATTAGCCATTTACAAGTAAagcattaaataatttaaatataataaaatatttacaatatgtaaatctaatacataaataaaaatatatacataaaaaaataagagataCATTTGAGCAAAATTAAACTGTGCACATATacaaataattatgaaattcCTTAAGTATAATAAAAAGTAATGAATTTATGTACTggcaacatatatatttttaaataaatgatattataaaataaattataaaatacaaaaattgtaaattataatatactaaaaaaaatgtcGAATAGAAAATGAAGTGTGTATGTAACTGGTAATTGCAAGACGCCAATGATAAAATAAACCCTTCCCCAAAAGAAATCTTAACataaaatatctaaaaaaaaaactaaaaaaaaacaaagtataaacaaaataattatttccaaattttatttacatgttagaaaaaaaaggaagataattagtattttattgttaaataaaacaataataacattttaCATCTACAAATTACTATTAATGTGGTCCGAATGAAACAAGTATTTAAACTATGccaaagtttaaaataaatctaattTCCCCCATGGTAGAAGGAGGTCTAGTCTAAACCGTCCTCCCATGGTGGAGCCTTTCAGGGAATATCATTAGCAGTAACTTTATCttgtattttcttcttcttcttggaatTCATAAAGACGAGCGGCCGCGACGGACGCGCGTACGCTTTTTGGTCGGCGCGGCCACTTAGCTGCTGCTTAGTAACTAGATAGGATAATAGCATAATGGCAGCTCTCcctttttggcaaaaaaaaaaaaaaaaaaaaccttcagaaaaaagtgcagaaaggaggaggggaaaaaaattcaacagaTGTTCCATGCATCTGCAGTTATGCTGTGTCAGCGAATTTTACATCCCAATTGCAGGCTGTGTGAAATggagagcgtgtgtgtgtgtgtgtgtgtgtgtgtgtgtgagacaagACGGGCTAGTGCTAGCAGGCTAATGGTTTAGCACAAAAAGTCTGAAACTGAAACTCCAGGAGTTACAAAAGTCACAAATGTCGGAGAAAGCGTTAAAAGCCATCGGACCATCACGTTGAGCCGCAAACTACTTCCTCGTCTCCTCTTCCACCTCGTCTTTCGGCACAAATTGATAACACATTGCGCCGTTTGCCCCACGGCTGCTTTGGATTACATGCGAAACGCatctttttttgcctttttttaagcGGCCCTCCGAGGCCTGTGCGTATACAGGCGCAATCTGTAATTACGGCACAGTTAGCTTCAcataaagcaaacattttttgtttagatTCAAAGAGGGAAGCTTGTTGCCTTGGAGGGAAGTCTGGAAATGTTTGTctctgacttctttttttttttttttttttaacactgcaaAGCTAGCGAGTATGTGGCATCAGATAGCGGCGGCTAAAGTTAGCTCGTTGCCGGaagctcacaaacctaaaataaaagataaaacgAGAATTACATGttgtatttaacaaaataaaacacaactaTCTGATGAAAATCTTCTAGCTCAACAAGGCAAAACCCCATTGATGGGCTAAAGAAACAATCAATTGAtgacattttgtaattttttaagcAGCGGTTAtatactgccacctggtggctaAGACACACAAGCCAGAAGTAGCCATTCAATAAATGCATGAAACGCTAACATTTAAGTTCTTTATATTCTATTAaattattgaatgtttttttaagtacagtactGAAGAATAGtattagtcatttaaaaaaaatgtcacgaaAGCATTTTTGtcccaaaataaaaccaaattcaGCTCTCTTATCCACAAAATGCCTGGTGTTGGTCTCCCTCTGGTGGCCAGATGGAAACACTACAGGCCATAGTGTAAAAAGAGGGAGCATTTGCAGCAAACGTAAACTCGTAAAATGTTCTtcctttttatagtttttttttaaaaaaatgcatagaatattttattccaataaaaaagagaaacaaatcaatttaagtCGTCAAAAGCGCCAggcttaaatttaaaaaaataaataaatagaaaaaagtgCCAGGCAAACATTTGGTGTTTGTctccatctaggggccaaaagaTGACACTGCAAGCCTCAGTGGAAGTCGGGAGTGACCAAAAATCTCAATATTGtctacctttttttaaatttacgtTTAGATGGAAGGTTGTTTGTGTGCAGTCTAAATGTTAGGTTTCTATCAGTTTTATTCTTGAATGTTTCTGCATTagcttcctttctttttttaaattagtttttttctttagacTTAGAAAGAAATAAGTCTGTTGCTTTTGTTCTTGACAGCTAGCACCAGCTAAGATTAGAGCATGTCAACtaataaaacacattcaaatgtatattaataatgtatttttgtgcGTACACATCAGAaaataaggcttttttttctctcatcctCTTTCAAATTATACTCTTGCTAAATTTGGTCAAAATGAAGCTGTCAAATATTTTATGTTGTGTCCATCAGATGGCCAAATGTCAACACTGCAGCGAGAACTTCAAAACCAGGACTCTTTTCAgtaggtaatttttttttttttattgaatcttgattgcaaaaacaacatatttagcAGCAACGCAGTTTGAACTTGCAGTGCAGGGGACATTaggaaaaagcaacaacaacaacattccaaaagagCGCAACATTCCGACACGCGAATGAACTTTCTGGAAAGTTtcacaaaacaataacaaccacTTTCCATCTTTTTTCTACATATTGcctggtatgtttttttttttaacacttgaaAAAAGATATGTGCGAGCAGAGATGCAAACGGGGATGCCGCGAATCATAAAACTCATTCCGGGCAACCCTGATTGCACTTTGAGTAAAAATAACACTTAAGAatgtatataaaagtataaaagtgACAATTGAGAagatctttttcatttttttgtgctcaTTCAGTTCAAGTAAttccaaaaagtctcaagaagatGTCAatccaaaatacaaacaaaaaattgatgtGATTGTTCCAGTGGCTGACTCACCTCCACATCCAGCGGCGAGGAATTGCGgcgaaaaggggaaaaaaagtgcattgaagatggtgacaagatggcttcCGCGTGTCTCAGGAGGCCAGTTTGGCGTAGCTGGATGGGGAGAACTTTCGCTTGAGGTACTTGATGATGTAGAGTGGCAGGCAGCTGACCAGTGTGATGGACGACACCTTCCACAGGAAAGGCCACGTGGTGATGAAGCTCAAGtctgaccaaaaaaacaaacaaaaaaaaatacactcaaACTACAGTTAAGTGGACAGCGTAGAAGACAAGAGGCGTGATTAGGCAGGTTACTGAACTTTGACTGCCACCTAGAGGATTCAAGTAGTACTGCGTCTAAGAACTTTACTGCTGGCCAAGGCAAAAAGATGAtccacaaatgttattttgtgaaatagatattgtatttaaaataaaaaaaaatcacacaaaataaatgaataattagtTAAGCATTTGAagtgcatgtatatatatattttttgcaataatgaaatacaaattataaaaattaatttagaaatatagaattaaatattttttgccccATCTAAAATGAAGTACACTGGCTTTGTTTAACATACTTAGCCACTCAACAAATGTGCCACTGACATCAGACAGGAAGTTGCACACGATGGCGGCGGTCAAACAAACGTACGGGATGGACGGCAGAACAAAACAGATGCTCGGAAGTCAAATGAAAGAATTCCATGCAAACGTCACAACAAAACGGACGACATGACAGACTTGAGACAACCTACCAAGAAAAGCTCCAAAGGACAGCCTGCCTATGCCTGAGGCCCACACACAAGCCAGAGAAGAGCAGCACAGCAAAGTTAGGACGCCAACAGTACACGCATACAcggacacacgcacgcacgcacgcacacacacagcggaCACGTAGCGTCTCTCTCACCAAAGTACTCGTTGAGGAAGGCGAGCGAGGCCAAGTAGCAGCCCAGGCTGAGGAACTCGGCGACCACCATGAGCCAGTGCCACGTGCGCACCGTCAGCGCCACCATCAGCAGCTCGGTCAGGATGAGCGCCGTGAACGAGATGGCCACCACGTGCACGAACTCCGATTCAAACAGCACCAGCGCGCCGTACATCAGGATGCCCCCTGGTGGATGCCACAGGAACAATACAATACTAAATAAtcttgaaaatataataatgaaattaactatataaatattaaataaaaaaataaatgagtttAAATGCTGAAAATATTGAATACAAAAGGACACTAAAAACTAcactataaatataaaaaaaatactatgaaATGAAAgataatataaattaaaataaaaaaaaatacacctgaAAGagtacaaaatgaaataaatataaatgaacaaTATACTACACAGTATAAATTGTGAAAAACTACCATATAAAATTGAACCCgtatacaaaatatttaaaaaaaaatgacatcacataaagtacattaaaaagttaaatactatGAATCCTAAATCAaatataagataagataagatgggaaaagtaaaacaaaaatacaaaaaatattaagcaCAAGATGCTTAAACACTACTCTACTACATAAATACTAAATTGACCAAATATTAAATAAgataaaggaaaataaaaataaaaataaagtaaatttgcatctttttctgttttgcagtgcatctttttctgttttgcagcaattagcattagaatataggcaagtttcataattattcacaaatctacttagaattgtgagtaattgagctttttttcaacacggccctggttgatcccttttgctctgctgccacctactggccgtttgtgtaataactaaaATTTCTTCAACccttctttgcagttgagagactgcaacaaagccttctgtatgctctagcataaaaaaaaaaaaaaagtatacatacgtctttggaacacttaaaacatttaaaatagaacacatttatacgtttttgggagcaaatgagttaaaagcactATTGAAATATAAATGTCATTTAATACAATGCCAAAACTTTCTTTCTGACACAGATGACGATTCAAAGTTGTGCCAAACTGCCGCaatatagcgccaactactgccgaCAAGGACTTTCATGTCAGATTTATTTTGGCTTTATCTCAAGTGAAAATCTTTCTGTATGTCGCTAACTTTTCATTTAAGGAGCTAACGGCCTTCCCTGATTGCATAATCGCTTTGCATGCAGGACATTCCGGCGGGTCAACCTCTGTAAAAAAATGGCCTCGGTCTGCTCCTTCATATTTTCCCTCCACGAGCTCATATCATCTTCGAATCCAGCCGCCCTCCCTCCCTACCTCCCTCCCGCCCTCGCTCGTGgcctttaattaaaaaaggccGAGCTGTCAGGAAGTCATGCCTGAGCAGAAGCGCAGACCTTTCCCACTGGCTGCACGGCTTAGCCATTACACAACTATCCTTTTACACGCATTGTACCAGTGGATGGCGGATGGAAACTTAAGACACTGAGAAACAGAACGTCTGACGGCGAGAAGGGGGGCGGTGGCCGGGACATGAGAAATGTCATGATACCTTGATACACGCTGACCAAAACCCAGATGAGGAAGGTCTTGAAAGAAAGTGAGCGGCCCTTGGTCAAGTCCTTGTAGAGCTCCGGGTAGAGAAGCGCCATCTCCGGCTTCACGTCCTGATCCAGGACCAGGGAGAACACCGGGAACATGGTGTAGATGGTGGCGTAACTGCATCCAggaaggtcaaaggtcaaagggttattttcaccccaaaaataagTCCACAGTAAAggattgcacatttttaagcgATCCCGAGTGCTTTTAGGGCTTCAGTATGTAGCGCCACAAAATTCCGGTCAGCACTGACGTCTATTGAAATGTAATTAAGACCTACAAGAAGAAAtaaagtggtgccttgacttactGCTTGTCTGTAAATATGCAtgtaaaatttggaaaataaagCCATACCCAACCATGAGGAATCCTTGGTACAAGGGAACAGAAGCAAAGTAGAATATGGATGAGAAGACAGCCTGGCGGGGAAGAAAACGGTCAAATGAAACCACATCGGTCAGACGAAAAGGAGGGCAAAGCGGGAACGCACCTGCATGGCCGAGATGATCATTCCCCGGTGCATAACAAACTGGCCCAGTGCCGCCGAGCGCTTGTAACTGTTCCTGCCGTGCACCATGAGGAGGCGGCCGATGTGCTTGAACTGCGTGATGGAGAAGTCGGCCGCCAGCGACGCCTGCTTGCCTTCCTGTTTTGCGAGTCACGAAATAAGAtccagaaaaaagaacaaaaaaaaaaaaaaaaaaaaaaagtgcgagaTGATGTTTACCTTTCCTTCGATTCCAATCCCGCAGTCGGCAGCCTGGATCATGCTGACGTCATTTCCACCGTCACCTGTCGCATATGAAATCATACGCAAAGAATAAACAAATCTGTATGAAGAAATGCATAATAAAATAAGAAGTAGTAAAATtcgtgcattaattttgagttttatttctattgctttaacaatttttccacttttatgttaagagtctgaaaacgtaaaaaaaaaaaaaattgtgcattttattgtacatttagaacagatataaaatttgcgattaatcgtgagttaactcattcagccattttcactgaagcaacccccttcgctcccggcggttttactggattttgactgattttgcaaggcccacagaatattgtgttctattgctatgaaacatggaagaaagaagaaagattagaatctcttcttacatcaggaaaaaagtgtatttgtatctgtttccgttttgcagcaattagcattcgagcatagctaagtttcatctaTATTCAcaaacatggtcctggttgatctcttatactctgctgccacctgctggccatttttttgtaataactacaagtGCTTTAAGCAAGCTTTAAAATAGAAActttactattgaagtcatgcaattaattacgattgaaattGGAATCACCCGACACCCCTAAGAATAAGCTTTGAGTGCCAAGCTACTCACCGATGGCGCAGGTCCTGTTGGCGGTGTGCTGCTGGAGCAGCGTGACGATCTGGGCCTTCTGCGTGGGCGAGCAGCGGCAGCACACCACGGCGGGACACTGGCACGCCAGCTCCACAAACTCGTGCTCGTAGTAGCGCAGGCACAACTCCAGGGAGTCGCCCGAGATCACCAGGGCGCAGTCGTGCTTCCTGTGGAAGGCGTTGAGCTCCAAGTGGGCCTCCCCTCGGTTGCTCACCTCAACATCCACAAGCACAAGCAGGTGTATATACTACGGTCCTTGCCAAAGGTTAGGGTCTTtgaaaaaatctaatcaaaccaaaatgtgttttttggggagggCTGGAACgaattaatgacattttcattcatttcaatgggtcaAGTTGATTTGGAATTCAACAAAAATTAAACTCTTAAAGTCAAGGCACCATTGTACTGCATGTCTTTGTGAACCCTTTTTATGTTTGAAAAGGGGTCATGAAAGGACGTACCGGTCGAAAAACATGAATCTCCTGGTTTCTAGAGACCAAATGAGAGCTTTTGGCGATGCATGTGGCCGTTTCCAGCTTGTCCCCGGTCAACATCCAGatctaaacaaacaaataaataaaaaaagatacttCTCATTCCATTGCAATTGCCCACCATTTTTGACTCCCTCCTGACTCGACCTTGATGCCAGCATTCCTGAGCAGCTCCAGCGTGGGCCGGACGTCGGCCTGCAGCTGGTCCTCCACGCCGGTCAGGCAGAGGAGCTCCATCTCCCTCTCCAGGCTCTCCAACACCGCCGCCACTTTAAGGGTGCGGTCGTGGATGCTCAGCTTGGCCTGGTTGTAGCGGCTCTGCGGCACAAGTCGGCACAAGTCAGCTTACGGGCCCGATGGGAACGCGCCACCAACAGTAGACTTGCACCTCAAAGTCCTGATATTGCTCCTCGGACAGCGACTTCTTGGCCACCACCAACGTTCTCAGGCCTTCTCTGGCCATGTTGCCACACTTGACAGGAAACAAACAACAATGTTGAACTTGTTATTTCAGACTCAAGTCAATCAACATACTGTAAAGGCGATTAGCACTATTGTTCCCAACGCGCaataaaatggccgccggtAAAACAAAAGGAGACGGATGCGGCTTCATTTTTTGATATGAGGCCTTAATTGGTTATTGACGAGCACGCCCGACGGCGGCATCGTTAGCAATTGTTGTTTGAGAATATGACAAACTGTAATTACTCACTATCTGGGTCACTAATTAAATCAAAAGCCGCCCCCGGTGGTAAACGACTCAATAATGCCAATATGATTATGATGAACATAGACCTTCGACCCGGCGCCGACGCGGCCCGTTCATCTCTCCATGACCGTCCTGATTAGATGATATCGACGGCGGGATGGAAATCAAATCGGACATTTTTTGATGTGACATTTATGCCGTTTTCATGCATTCGCTGGGTCTGAGATTTTTTTCTAGGAACGGTTACCTCCTCTTCCAGCCAGTCGTTGTACTGGACGATGCTCGCCATGGCCACGTCGGCACCCTTCATGTAGAATGTGATGTCGCCTGTTGACtcctggatgaaaaaaaaaagacttagtcAACCTTCAGATAAAGAGGGGAAACTATTACcaagcaaataaaaacatacatttggttattttactttttttatttgatgcaaaatcgtttatttaaaaaataaaatcatttatgCAGATTTTTCATGATCTttgtatgtattaaaaaaaaatacacaataaatataaaaatatataattacatataatatacaatatgtaattatataaaatattcataattattaaaaaaatatttttataacatttttaccGAATCCcatgtttttttgctgttcgGCAGAAAGCTCATAtctccaaatatggtcaattcaAAATTAATGCTCAATCgatataatttatataatattgtacaaatttaaaaacattggtTAGATATATTCACATAGGCGTGTtcctgttttgttaaaaatgaataaccAGAAAGCCAGTCAGCCACAAAGATAAGTTCAATTTCCACAACCAATGACAGGATAATAAAATGAGCGATTGAACATGATTATAGTATAGAGAAGTGTTATTTATATTGCTGCATAAGAGTATATCGTTGCTAtgtgaaaaatacttttgtctttttttttgtacatgttttttttttacacaagttttTGGGATTGAAACTGAACGCAGACATCctaatcatgtaaaaaaaaatatttatatatatatattttttttttaaagacaaaaatggacatggtATGtggaaaacacttatgtccatttttgtcttttaaaaaaaaaaaattgggatgtCGGCATTCAGTttgatcccaaaaacataaaaatggaaaaaataaatgaagacaaaaagtgttttttcacatagcagcgacgatatgaCATGAACAAAAAGTCCAATAGCAACTTCCCCGATTGCGTGTTTGGTAATGAAAACGTGTCTGACCCGGACAATGATGCCCATGCGCTTGCTCTCCGAGGTGAAGGGGAAGATCTGCAGGATGTTGAAGGACAGGATCTGCCCGGCGGGCGTCTTGAGCTGCAGGGAGGCCAGGTCTCGGTTGACCAGGGTGAGACCCACACTCTCGGTCCACTGCACCAGCGCCACCTGTGGGCACGCAATTGCCTTGTCAGCTCATTCGGAAGTTTGTTCCCTTTTTATGACGTCATAAACTGACGTGAGACGGACCGAATGCTTGTTAAATAGTGAgccaactttttgtttttttacactagtAGGTAAAcaatgttaagattttttttttttgtaaagttttaGTTGCTGTACGTTCCATTTGAGTCACATCAGTAAAATATCGAGACAAAAGCACTCCATGCTGAGACATCAGAGCATTATGGGATGTCCATCGGATCTCATTGAGCCGCCAGATAAGCGTTTTCCTGTTCCCCGCCCCATCCTCTATCTCCCCTCAGCAGGAACTGCGAGCCCCCTCAAACCCCTCCAGCGAGCGTTCAGCTGCACACGACAACCCTCAATGgcttcattttcaattttgttcaCTCAAAGGTTGTTATTATACTCCGACCTACAAATTGGGACTTCCTGTTAATACCCAGTCATCCATCCCTCCTCTCTCAACGCACACCCAGGAACTCCCCCCCACCCTTtgagctggattttttttttttttttttttactcaacacATGTGAATCATTATCCAGTGTGTATGCATAGCTGCACACATGCATCCTCACACTACACACCCTAAAAGT
The sequence above is drawn from the Vanacampus margaritifer isolate UIUO_Vmar chromosome 17, RoL_Vmar_1.0, whole genome shotgun sequence genome and encodes:
- the atp9b gene encoding putative phospholipid-transporting ATPase IIB isoform X3; this translates as MTGDKFSIDDEPSSLDEMPLMMSDEAFENDESDYQTLPRARVNHRRKGLGWFLLGGWRVLCGSCCDCLVRMCRRKKELKARTVWLGHPEKCEEKFPKNSIHNQKYNVFTFVPGVLYQQFKFFLNLYFLVVACSQFVPSLKIGYLYTYWAPLGFVLAVTMVREAVDEVRRHQRDKEMNSQLYSKLTLRGKIQVKSSDIQVGDLIIAEKNQRIPADMIFLRTSEKNGTCFIRTDQLDGETDWKLKVAVGCTQRLPAVGDLFSINAFVFAQKPQLDIHSFEGNFAREDADHQVHESLSIENTLWASTVVASGTVIGVVIYTGKETRSVLNTSDAKNKVGLLDLELNRLTKALFLAQLVLAIVMEALHGFVGLWFCNLFRFVVLFSYIIPISLRVNLDMGKAAYGWIIMKDENIPGTVVRTSTIPEELGRLVYLLTDKTGTLTQNEMIFKRLHLGTVSYGTDTMDEIQSHIIQSYAQASSSSSAGDSATASQKSQTPGPRIRKSVSSRTHEAVKAIALCHNVTPVYESSSDAETPEADQDFSDDNRTYQASSPDEVALVQWTESVGLTLVNRDLASLQLKTPAGQILSFNILQIFPFTSESKRMGIIVRESTGDITFYMKGADVAMASIVQYNDWLEEECGNMAREGLRTLVVAKKSLSEEQYQDFESRYNQAKLSIHDRTLKVAAVLESLEREMELLCLTGVEDQLQADVRPTLELLRNAGIKIWMLTGDKLETATCIAKSSHLVSRNQEIHVFRPVSNRGEAHLELNAFHRKHDCALVISGDSLELCLRYYEHEFVELACQCPAVVCCRCSPTQKAQIVTLLQQHTANRTCAIGDGGNDVSMIQAADCGIGIEGKEGKQASLAADFSITQFKHIGRLLMVHGRNSYKRSAALGQFVMHRGMIISAMQAVFSSIFYFASVPLYQGFLMVGYATIYTMFPVFSLVLDQDVKPEMALLYPELYKDLTKGRSLSFKTFLIWVLVSVYQGGILMYGALVLFESEFVHVVAISFTALILTELLMVALTVRTWHWLMVVAEFLSLGCYLASLAFLNEYFGIGRLSFGAFLDLSFITTWPFLWKVSSITLVSCLPLYIIKYLKRKFSPSSYAKLAS